A single Oncorhynchus tshawytscha isolate Ot180627B linkage group LG01, Otsh_v2.0, whole genome shotgun sequence DNA region contains:
- the LOC112263615 gene encoding vesicular glutamate transporter 2.1 produces MESDPEPVKHRAFPPSKEGLKKLAGKTFGHLYRVVEKRQKTGEVIELTEDGRPSEQQEKKPPLCDCTCFGLPRRYIIAIMSGLGFCISFGIRCNLGVAIVGMVNNSTIHKDGKIIITEKAKFNWDPETVGMIHGSFFWGYIVTQIPGGWICSRLAANRVFGLAIFLTSTLNMLIPSAARVDYRCVICVRILQGLVEGVTYPACHGIWSKWAPPLERSRLATTSFCGSYAGAVIAMPLAGILVQYSGWSSVFYLYGCFGMFWYMFWILVSYESPEVHPTITAEERRYIEESIGEGQELFGPASKYKTPWRKFFTSMPVYAIIVANFCRSWTFYLLLISQPAYFEEVFGFEISKVGMVSALPHLVMTIIVPIGGQLADWLRTRNILSTTTVRKIMNCGGFGMEATLLLVVGFSHTKGVAISFLVMAVGFSGFAISGFNVNHLDIAPRYASILMGISNGVGTLSGMVCPLIVGAMTKNKTREEWQWVFLIAALVHYGGVIFYGIFASGEKQPWADPELTSDEKCGFIDEDELAEETGDITQGYSGGMAAVGAGKSYGATTTGLNGGWVAPDSWENVEEEPAGQTWAD; encoded by the exons GGTGGTGGAGAAACGTCAGAAGACAGGTGAGGTGATCGAGTTAACGGAGGACGGCCGGCCCTCGGAGCAGCAGGAGAAGAAACCGCCTTTATGTGACTGCACGTGCTTCGGCCTCCCGCGCCGTTACATCATCGCCATCATGAGCGGCCTCGGATTCTGCATCTCCTTCGGCATCCGGTGTAACCTGGGCGTGGCTATCGTGGGCATGGTCAATAACAGTACCATACACAAGGATGGCAAGATCATCATCACAGAG AAAGCGAAGTTCAACTGGGATCCAGAGACGGTGGGGATGATCCACGGTTCATTCTTCTGGGGTTACATCGTCACACAAATACCCGGAGGGTGGATATGCTCACGACTAGCAGCAAACAG AGTGTTCGGGTTGGCCATCTTCCTCACGTCCACCCTCAACATGCTCATCCCCTCCGCTGCCCGCGTGGACTATCGCTGCGTCATCTGTGTCCGCATACTACAAGGTCTGGTGGAG GGAGTGACCTACCCTGCCTGTCATGGCATCTGGAGTAAGTGGGCCCCACCACTGGAGAGGAGCCGTCTGGCCACCACCTCATTCTGTGGATCCTATGCTGGTGCCGTGATAGCCATGCCTCTGGCTGGGATCTTGGTCCAGTACTCTGGCTGGTCCTCCGTCTTCTATCTGTACG GCTGCTTTGGGATGTTCTGGTACATGTTCTGGATCCTGGTGTCCTATGAGAGCCCAGAGGTTCACCCCACCATCACCGCCGAGGAGAGACGTTACATCGAGGAGAGCATCGGAGAGGGTCAAGAACTATTCGGTCCTGCTAGC AAATACAAGACTCCATGGAGGAAGTTCTTCACCTCAATGCCCGTCTATGCTATCATCGTGGCCAACTTCTGCAGGAGCTGGACTTTCTACCTGCTCCTCATCAGCCAGCCGGCCTACTTCGAGGAGGTGTTCGGCTTTGAGATCAGCAAG GTGGGCATGGTGTCGGCCCTGCCTCACTTGGTGATGACCATCATCGTACCCATCGGAGGacagctggctgactggctacgCACCAGAAACATCCTGTCTACTACCACCGTCAGGAAGATCATGAACTGTGGAG GGTTTGGAATGGAGGCCACTCTGCTTCTCGTGGTTGGTTTCTCTCACACCAAGGGTGTGGCCATCTCTTTCCTGGTTATGGCTGTGGGCTTCAGTGGCTTCGCTATATCAG GTTTCAATGTGAACCACCTGGATATCGCCCCTCGCTATGCCAGTATCCTGATGGGTATATCTAACGGTGTGGGAACCCTGTCAGGGATGGTGTGCCCACTCATCGTGGGGGCCATGACCAAAAACAAG ACTCGAGAGGAGTGGCAATGGGTGTTCCTCATCGCTGCCCTGGTTCACTACGGAGGGGTCATCTTCTACGGGATCTTTGCGTCGGGCGAGAAGCAGCCATGGGCCGACCCGGAGCTGACCAGCGACGAGAAGTGTGGCTTCATCGACGAGGACGAGCTGGCAGAGGAGACGGGTGACATCACACAGGGCTATAGTGGTGGCATGGCGGCAGTAGGCGCAGGGAAGAGTTACGGGGCCACTACAACTGGGCTCAACGGGGGCTGGGTGGCACCAGACAGCTGGGAGAATGTAGAGGAGGAACCAGCTGGGCAGACCTGGGCAGATTGA